The following is a genomic window from Salinibacterium sp. UTAS2018.
TGACGGCCTTGACGACCTCACCCTTCTTGACGTTTCCGCCAGGAATAGCGTCTTTGACGGTTGCCACGATGACATCGCCGAGACCTGCGTAACGACGGCCGGAGCCACCGAGAACGCGAATCGTGAGGAGCTCCTTGGCGCCGGTGTTGTCGGCAACCTTTACTCGGGATTCCTGCTGAAGCATTACTTAGCCTTTTCGAGGATCTCGACCAGACGCCAGCGCTTCGTAGCGCTGAGCGGACGGGTCTCGCTGATAAGTACGGAGTCACCGACGCCGGCCGTGTTGGCCTCGTCGTGAACCTTCACCTTGGAGTTACGGCGAATAACCTTGCCGTACAACGGGTGCTTTACGCGGTCTTCAACGATAACGACGATGGTCTTATCCATCTTGTCGCTCGTTACCAGACCACGGCGGGTCTTACGGTACCCACGAGCGACCTCGGCGGTCTCCGCGGTCTTGTTGTCTTCAACCTTGGCCATGACTACGCCTCCTTCGTCTCGTCAGTGGCGTCTGCAGCGGTCTCAGCCGCGGCATCTGCCTTCTTGGTGCTGCGCTTCTTGGTCTCCTTGGCGGGAGCCTCAACAGCAGCAGGAGTTGCACGGATGCCCAGCTCGCGCTCACGGATAACCGTGTAGATGCGGGAGATGTCGCGCTTGACAGCGCGGATACGTCCGTGGCTTTCCAGTTGACCGGTTGCGGCCTGGAAACGAAGGTTGAAAAGTTCTTCCTTCGCCTTCTTCAGCTCGTCAACAAGTCGTTCGTCTTCAAAAGTGTCTAGCTCGACAGGGGCTAGCTCCTTGGATCCGATCGCCATTATGCGTCGCCCTCCTCGCGCTTGATGATGCGTGCCTTGAGGGGCAGCTTGTGAATTGCACGAGTGAGTGCTTCGCGCGCAGTCGTCTCGTCCACGCCGCTGAGCTCGAAGAGCACGCGACCTGGCTTGACGTTGGCGACCCACCACTCGGGCGAGCCCTTACCGGAACCCATGCGGGTTTCAGCGGGCTTTTTGGTGAGCGGGCGGTCGGGGTAGATGTTGATCCACACCTTTCCACCACGCTTGATGTGACGCGTCATAGCGATACGAGCTGCCTCAATCTGGCGGTTCGTTACGTATGCCGGCGTCAGAGCTTGAATTCCGTACTCGCCAAACGACACCGTGGTTCCACCGGTAGCGTGACCGCTACGGGAGGGGTGGTGCTGCTTGCGGTACTTGACCTTACGCGGAATCAACATTGTTATGCCTCA
Proteins encoded in this region:
- the rpsQ gene encoding 30S ribosomal protein S17, with the translated sequence MAKVEDNKTAETAEVARGYRKTRRGLVTSDKMDKTIVVIVEDRVKHPLYGKVIRRNSKVKVHDEANTAGVGDSVLISETRPLSATKRWRLVEILEKAK
- the rpmC gene encoding 50S ribosomal protein L29 yields the protein MAIGSKELAPVELDTFEDERLVDELKKAKEELFNLRFQAATGQLESHGRIRAVKRDISRIYTVIRERELGIRATPAAVEAPAKETKKRSTKKADAAAETAADATDETKEA
- the rplP gene encoding 50S ribosomal protein L16 codes for the protein MLIPRKVKYRKQHHPSRSGHATGGTTVSFGEYGIQALTPAYVTNRQIEAARIAMTRHIKRGGKVWINIYPDRPLTKKPAETRMGSGKGSPEWWVANVKPGRVLFELSGVDETTAREALTRAIHKLPLKARIIKREEGDA